GCATGAGCGAGCTAGACACTTCCGATGAAATTTATATCCACTGTAAAACGGGGGGGCGGAGCTTGAGAGCGCTGTGTCAACTTCGCGATGCTGGTTTTACGAAGTTGTTTAACGTAGAAGGTGGTATCCATGCATGGTCCGATAGAATCGATTCCTCGGTACCTCAGTACTAGTTCTTGCCTCTTCTCGCTTGTAAGTATAATTTCCTTCAAAAAGAAGGTTGCTTTCCCAAGTATGGTCTTCCATAAGGGTGGCGTGGGTTTAGCTTTAGCTTCGCACGTCCGTGGTGTTCGTACTAGATTTCTTCTTCTTTTCATGCAGAGAGGGTTGTTCTCCCAGGGGAGCCGATGCAAATTGCTCCAACACTCTGGAATACTAGACTAGAGAAATGGGAGTTGGACCTCCAGTAGAAGTCCATAAATATCCCTGCCATAAGGAGCAACCCCATGGTTGCATTGCTTAAGACCCAGTTGGCAGCTATCTTCGTGCTAGAGTCCGTCGCGAAATGCCTGTACATCAGGAGCAGGAGACAGGCAATCAGTCCCAGTGCAACAGCATAGGGGAAACCGAGCTGTTCCACCCATCCGAAAAGGACGAGTGAGAGGAGCATTCCCACGTGGAGCCATTGTGCTGTACGGATCGACGTGGTTACACCCAGTAGGACCACCATAGATTTAAGACCTTCCCGCCGGTCCACCTCAACATCTTGTATGGCGTAGACCATATCAAATCCTGCTGCCCAAAGAAAGACACACAGTGCCAGTATTAGCGGAGGCAGAGCAAATTCTCCAGTTACTGCGTTCCATGCCCCTATGGGAGCTACTGACAGTGCTAGCCCCAAAAAAAACTGCGACGCATAGGTAAACCGCTTTGTCAGGGAGTAAAAAAAGACAATTCCCAAAGCAAGAGGAGAAAGTGCCAGACATAGTCTGTTAATTGCCCAAGTGGTGCCTATAAAGGCTAGGGAAGAGATAGCACAGGCCGCAATGGCAGTTGGCTGACTTACCAGTAGATGACGACAGGCAGTACGAGGGTTGCGTTTGTCTAGCTCTCGATCTACCACTCGATTAAACGTCATGGCTGCTGTCCGAGCGCAAACCATGGCCACAACGATGAGTAGAAGAATTCCACGGGAGGGAAATCCATGTGCAGCCGTGAGCATAGAGCCCAAAGCAAATGGCAAGGCAAAAATTGTATGAGAGAAACAAACAAACTGAAGAAAAGCCCGGAGTGGACCCATGCTGTGTTTCTGCATTGTCTTCTTAGAGGAATTGAGGGACTTTAATCATCCGAGGATAGTTAGAGCGTATACAAACTACACCACATCGATCTAGAAAGCTTCTATCCTACTTTTTTCTATCCGGGCCTTTCTAACAAACTGGCAGTTAATGGCAGTTAACTACAGAAAAGGCATCCCCCGCCACATGCGCTCCCCTGGGCGAGACGCTAAAATCCCATCGTAACTTAACTGCAGTCCTCAACAAAAAAGCAAGCCACGTCAGAATCACAGCTTCCCATCCCCGCTAGTGAGGATGCAACGTGCTAGCATAGCACCGCAGGTTTGCCCTCATTTTCCTTTTCTGGAGCACCCCCCTTTTTTTCCTCCACAGCGAGAAACTCTTTAGGGGAAGGTACCATGCCCTCTCGTATGTCCAACTCTGAAAAGAAACAACTTTCAGAACCTGAGTGACATGCCGATCCCTTCTGTTCTACATAAAAAAGAAGAGTATCTCGGTCACAGTCTACAAACCAACGTACGATTTTCTGAACGTTGCCACTGGTCTCTCCCTTAAGCCAGAGCTTATTTCTAGAACGGCTCCAGTAGTGCATGAATCCCTTGGCTAGGGACTGCTCTATAGAATCCTTGTTCATCCATCCCATCATCAGAACACGACCGTAGTGGTGTTTCTTGGAAGTTAGTATTTGCTGCACAATCGCAGGGATTAATCCCTCTGCATTAAACTTAAAATCAAGGTCCATTTTGGGCATACTCTCTCCGTTGAGTTACACAACAAAGCTACCTGATGGGGAATATGGGACCTAGGTGAGTAAATCTCAAGCGTCTTCCGAGATTTGTGCTTTTCTAGGGGCTATTTCATCTTGTTGCTAGTTGCCAAGAAAGATGATTCCAGTCAACCATCCCCAATTTCCAGCAATTGTATCCCAGTTTTCCTTGCGGCGATTTCCCTTGTCTGGATAGCCTACAGGACAAGCCTGGAAGAAGGCCTGGGCCTACTTTCGCTGCGATCCGCACTCGGCGTTTGTTAGTACGCGAGAGAGAATTCGAAGATTGCTCTCCAGCTATGCTTCTCCAGTGCCTTATAGTGCCAGTAGTCCAAGCAGGTGTGCTAACACACTTGTCTCAATAAAAGCCATCACCAAAACTGCTAATACCCTATGGGAATGTGGATCGGAAAAAATAGAAAGGCGCGCGTTACTTATGGATTTGATGAAATCTCCCTGGTTCCTGGCACAGTTACCATCAACCCAAATGAGGTAGATACCACTTTCGCCATTCCAAGAAAAAGAGGAGAACCCATCCGGCTTAACATTCCTATTCTTGCAAGTGCAATGGATGGCGTGGTGGACGTTTGTTTTGCACGGGAAATGGGGCTGCTTGGTGGCCTTGCAGTCCTTAACTTGGAAGGAATACAGACCCGCTATGAAAATCCCGAAGAAATTTTTGACGAAATCCTCAAGGCTAAGAGGGAACACGTTACCTCCTTACTACAGAGACTGTACCAGAAACCTGTGCAGGAGGTGCTTGTTGCCAGACGTATCCAGCAAATCAAGGAATCTCAGATCACTACTGCGGTGAGCTCCATCCCGCAAAATGCAGAACTGTATGGTCGCATTGCAGCAGAGGCGGGAGCGGATGTTTTTGTGATCCAAAGTACTGTGTCTACCGTTCGGCATATTTCTAGTGAGTATAAATCTCTTGAGCTTGCTAATTTTTGTAAAAAAATTCCCCTGCCAGTAATCGTTGGTAATGCTGTCAGCTATAGCGTAACACTTGAAATTTTGGAATGTGGAGTAGCAGGAGTCCTGGTTGGTGTTGGCCCCGGAGCTGCCTGCACCTCCCGCGGAGTGCTTGGCTTAGGGGTGCCTCAGGTTACTGCCACGGTAGATTGTGCTGCGGCGCGCGATGCTTTTTATAAAAAAAGTGGATCCTATGTCCCCATTATTACCGATGGAGGAATGTGTAAAGGAGGCGACGTATGCAAAGCGCTAGCATGTGGTTCGGATGCGGTAATGGTGGGGAGCGCATTTGCCAAAGCCAAGGAGGCTCCTGGCAGAGGTTATCACTGGGGCATGGCCACCCCTCACGCAAATCTTCCCCGGGGTACGCGTATTCATGTGGGTACCACTGGAAGCTTGCAACAGATCCTTTTTGGTCCGGCTGGGGTGGATGACGGCAGTCAAAACCTCATAGGAGCCATCACTACTTGTATGGGCAACGTAGGCGCTGCTTCCATCCGCGCATTTCAGGAAACAGAAATCATTATTGCACCTTCTATCCAAACCGAAGGCAAACTCCTTCAGGTAGTACAGAATGTAGGGATGGGCTCACAATGAACACAGCGCAGTCGCCACGAAGCCAATAAACAATTCCTTCCGTTGAGCTTTCCTGTACTTCCTAAGTTTGATCCAATTGATGAGTGATCGCAGGGTCGTCGTGACCGGTCTAGGCGTCATAACCCCACTCGGTAACGACGTAAAAACATTTTGGAAGAACCTGACTGAAGGCCGGAGTGGTGTTCGCCTTTATCAGGCATTCGACTCGGAGATTTACTCCTGCAAAATTGCGGGAGAGGTCCAGAGTTTTGATCCTGTCGGAGTTTTCAAGGAGGCGGGCAAATTGCATCGCTCCACCGAGCACGACCTATGCTCTAGAGGTACCAAGTCTTTTGAAAAAATTGCAATGTCCAAAGCCCTTAAGGAAGCTAGGCGCTCAGATCGATTCACTCAGTTTGCCGTAGCTGCTGCCACCATGGCCTTGTCAGACTCAGGATTAGATATTAAAACCATACAACGTGATCGTTTCGGCGTTCTGATCGGAAGTGGCATTGGAGGCTTGCAAAGCATGGAAGATGAAACAAAGCGTCTGTATGCACGTGGGCCATCCCGTGTTTCCCCTTTCACAATTGCAATGATGATTAGCAATATGGCCAGCGGCGTGGTTTCGATGGAGTTTGGTATCTGTGGACCCAACATGTCCATCGTAACAGCTTGTGCAACTGCCAATCATTCCATCGGGGAGGCCTGGCGTATCATCAAGTTCGGTGATGCCGATGTATTTTTGGCAGGTGGTGCCGAGGCGACCATTACACCTCTAGGTATATCAGGGTTTTCGGCCATGAATGCGTTAAGTCTTAGGAATAGTGAACCGGAGCGCGCCTCCCGCCCATTCGATCGCGACCGCGACGGATTTGTTATGGGAGAAGGTGCCGGAATACTTCTTATTGAAGAGTTAGAACATGCTAAACGTCGTGGAGCATCCATTTATTGTGAACTTTCCGGATATGGCTTAAGTAGTGATGCGTACCATATGACACAGCCTCTTCCGGAGGGAGAGGGAGCGGCACGCTGTATGAGAATGGCTATGCGGCACGCTGGTGTAAATTCGGGGGAAATTGATTACATCAATGCGCACGGGACCTCTACGCCTATCGGTGACATTTGTGAGACCAGGGCGATTAAGCTGGCGTTAGGCAGCAGTGCCAAAACTACCATGGTAAGCTCGACAAAGTCCATGACTGGCCATCTGCTTGGGGCAGCTGGTGGGGTGGAAATGGCTGCCTGTGTCCTGGCCATTAAATATGGAGTTGTGCCTCCAACGATCAATCTTGAGCATCAAGATCCGGAATGTGATCTTGACTACGTACCAAACCAGGCTCGTGAGCAGAAGGTGTGTGTCGCTATTAACAACTCATTTGGCTTCGGTGGTCATAATGCCACTCTGCTTGCACGTAGATTTCCAGATTAGGGATAAAAGAAATGGAGGAGGGTGCAACCTAAAGATTATTGCTTGGAACTTTCTCTCAAATGCCGGGAGAGGATTTTGCCTTCAAAAAGTAGCAAAAAATCATCCCTTCCTCTTTTTTATTCTTCTTGGACAAGAAGAAGAGCTTCTAGCTCTTCCAGCCGGTTGGCAAATAGATGTAATGCAGCCTGGATAGGTTCCGAAGAATTCATATCTACTCCAGCTGCCTGTAGAGCTGCAATTGGGAATTGACTCCCTCCGCTCCGTAGAAGGCCAAGGTATGCAGCAGTTTCTCCGCTTTCAAGTACCTTATTGCACAAGGTCACAGCTGCAGAAATGCCGGTTGCATATTTATAAACGTAAAATGCGTCGTAAAAGTGAGGAATTCGCAGACACTCAAGCTCTGCGACATCGTCAACCACCACTTCTTGTCCGAAAAAAGCATCGAGTAAGGATCGATAAGAGGATCTTAAAAAGTCTAGCGTGAGTGCACGTCCTTCCTCTTCGGCTGCGTGGATGATTTTTTCAAATTCCGCAAACATCGTCTGTCGAAAGAGACTCCCCTGCAAATCATCGATTTGTCGATTAAGTAGGTAGGTATACGCAGGGAGATCACTTGCTTTGGAAAGCAAGTGCTCGGTAAGTAGTATCTCATTAAAGGCAGAGGCGACCTCTGCGAGAAAGATGGAATAACGGTAGTTTTGAAAACTCTGGGTCCTGCTCGAGTACCACGTGTGCATGGAATGGCCTGCTTCGTGAGCAAGGGTATAGAGGTCAGAAAAGACATCCTTCCTGTAATTCATAAGGAGATAGGGAGGACTCGAGTAGCTACCGGCACTGAATGCTCCACTATATTTCCCTTTGTTTTCGTAGCGATCACACCAGCGTTCGACCATTAGTCCATTGTGGAGTACACTGACATACTCTTTCCCTAAGGGGGCAACTGCAGACAGGACTTTTTCTACTGCTACCTCAAACGGAATACTTGTCTGGGCATTATCTACTAACGGCACTAGCAGGTCGTAGACGTGGACGGCGGAAAGATTTAGCACACGCCGGCGTAGACCATGGTAACGGTGCAATAGGGGGAGATGGGCACGGACGGTAGCGATCAAGCCATCATACAACGATAGTGGAACGTCGTCATAGAAGAGCGCTGCTTCCTGCGCCGATGAAAAATTTCTTGCCCGCGCATGAAAAACATCCTGACGTACCGAGACTGCCAAAGCAGCTGCGAGCGTATACCTGTGATCAGAAAACTCCTGGTAGAATTTTCTGAATGCTTCCCTCCTGATCGTCCTATTTCTCCTAATAAGGAGGGAGGTGAGGGTATTTTGCGTTAATTGAATTTTATGGTTGGCGTCCTCCCTATCATGGACGTAACCAAAACTCATATCAACATTGGTTAGCTGAGAAAAAACAGTACCAGAACCTTCTAGTACCCCTCCGACAAGAGCCAAAAGATTCTCCTCTGGCTCAGAGAGCGTGTGTGGTTTTGTGCGCAAAATTCTCCGGAGAAAGGACATCCATTCCTCCAAGGAAGGATCTTGCAGCCAACCAATAAACACATTTTCAGGTATCCTTTGTAGTTCCGGTGCTATAAAGGAGAAGGTCCGCTTTAGATGCGGGGTAAAGCTGACCAAGCGAGCTTCTCGATCAAGTGCTTTTTCGTTTGAGTTATCCTCACTGAGACGCAACATCGCGTACTCACATACTCTCTCATTGAGTACGTCAATCTCCCTCTTAAGTTCCAGGCACCTTTTCAGGGTTTTTGGGGAATCCGAGAGGTGCCCACGGAATTTGAGGATTTCAGTGTGACATGCTTTCAGCTTTCTAAAGGCATTTTCCCAGTCAGATTCGCTAGAAAAAATTGCCTTTAAGTTCCAAGTATCCCGCGGACAAATTGCAGATCGGTCAGGAACACAAACATTTAAGCTCACGGGAATACTCCAAATCTCGTGTCCTGCTCACTTGCACATCCGCCAAAACTTGTTTTATGACCGGACTTACAGAGTCCTTGTGGAGAAGCCGTTATCTAGAGTAAAGCTCGACGACCAGCTGCTCGTTCACAATCGGATTAATGTCCTCTCTGGAGGGAAGTCTAACCATTCTCCCAGTCAAGTTCCCAAGGTCAACTAGGAGCCAACCTGGAACCGTTGCACTGTGAGCCAGCTCTAGGACTTTCTGAACCATGGACCTAGAACTAGGAGCCCCCTTAATACCTATTTGATCCCCAGGACGCAGATTTGCAGAGGCGATGTCTATTTTGCGGCTGTTTAAAAAAACATGACCATGAGCAACAAGCTGTCGAGCCCCTCGTAGTGTTCTAGAGAACCCCATCCGATAGACGATGTTATCCAAGCGAGTCTCAAGCAGCTGAAGGAGAATCTCTCCGGTGACCCCTTTTTTAGTTAGGGCCTGTCGAAAATAACGCCGGAACTGGCGCTCGAGGACGCCATATTGGCAACGCAGCTTCTGCTTTTCTGCAAGGGCCAATGCATAATCGGAGATCTTGCGACGTATACTCCTACTGGGACCGTGTACTCCTGGGGGATAGGTCTTGTTCTCAAATGCCCTGGCAGATCCCTCAATGAGAACACCATATCGGCGGCTGACTTTCGTTTTTGGTCCAGTACGACGTGCCATGAAATAGTCAACTAAACGCGGCGTTGCTTTGGAGGACGACACCCATTATGTGGGACAGGAGTGACATCTTGAATGAGGCTTATTTCCAACCCAATCGCTTGAATAGCACGCACAGCCGACTCGCGCCCTGCCCCTGGGCCTTTTACACGCACCTCCACTTCTTTGAGACCATATCCCATTGCCTGGCGGCAGGCATCCTGTGCAACAAGTTGAGCAGCATAGGCTGTACTTTTCCTTGAACCCTTAAAACCGCATTTACCAGCGCTAGACCAACCTACAACCTTTCCATTTTGGTCTGCAATACTCACGATAGTGTTGTTGAAACTAGCCAAGACGTGGACGATACCCTGCACTATGCTTCTGCCGCCTCTGACCCTAGCCTTGGAGCTTTTTTTTGTTTTCCCCCGGCTGTCCCCAGCCTGCCTCTCACCCTTTTTCTGAAACCTAGGAGAGACACCCTCCTCGGAGGCGGGCTTGTCCGCCACCTCTTTAAGAGTCTCCACCATCTCCTCGTCAACTCGCTCAACAGCCATTGTAGAATAGGGAAGAGAATAGGGAAAAAGGGAGTGCGCGAAAAAAACCCCCAGTTCCTCTCCTCCCCTCCGGGGGGGGGAAACCCACCTTATCGACGCCCCACGCACGTACCCCAAGGGAAAAGGAACAATCAGACAATTTCATAGATAATATCGGGCGCAAAACCCCAGCTGGACGACTAGCAAGTATTACCCACCTTGAAAAGGAAAATCGCCCTTCACCCCCCCTTGTATCACACTTTACCGGATTTAGCATTTTTATTTCTGGCAATACCAACTGTTCTGCGGGCTCCCTTTCTGGTACGAGCGTTGGTGGATGTGCGTTGGCCACGCACTGGTAGCCCACGACGATGGCGCATTCCACGGTAGCAATTAATGCCTTGCAGGCGCTTAAGGTGATTTTGCACCTCTCGACGCAGGTCCCCTTCGGTCAAAATCTTGCTGGCAGAAATAGCATGAACAATTGCTGCAATTTGCTCTTGGCTCAGCGCTTTAGCTCGAAGATCGACCCCAATATCAGCTTGCTCCAAAATGCGCGCGGCTGTGCGCTTGCCGATTCCATAGATATACTGCAGAGAAGCCTCAATGCGCTTGTCGCCAGGGATTTCAACACCAAGGAGTCGCGGCATAATATTAATAAATGGTCAAAATAGCTGGACGCATACGGTTAGCCCTGACGCTGTTTGTGCTTTGGGTCCTTACAAATGACCCGCACGACGTTTTTCCTCCGCACGATCTTACAGCTTCCACACTGGCGTTTTACTGAGGCTCTGACTTTCATTCCATCGTCTCGCGGTTTTATCTGCATCGATAAGTGATGCGCCCCTTGGCTAGATCATAAGGAGAGATCTCCACTGTAACCATGTCACCAGGTAGAATGCGAATAAAATTTAGCCTCATTTTCCCAGAGATATGGGCCAGAACGCGTTGCCCACCTTCCAACTCCACACGAAACATCGTGTTAGGCAGAAGCTCAACCACCTTACCCTTTACTTCAATAGAGTGTTCCTTGGACATGTTAGAATTTCCGGCTTTTCATTTGTTACAAGCACAGTGTGCTCAAAATGAGCGGACTGACTTCCATCCGCGGTTACAACAGTCCATTTGTCCTCAAGCATGCGGATATCGGCTTTACCAGCATTGATCATAGGCTCGATGGCAAGAATCATCCCGGCTCTCAGTATGGGCCCGGTGCCACGCTCGCCGAAATTTGGAATTTGTGGCTCTTCGTGAAGACTACGACCAATACCGTGTCCCACAAATTCGCGGACAACACTATATCCGGCAGCACAAGCACATTCTTCAATGTGAGCTGACAGATCACCAAGCCTTCTACCAGCAGTGGCAATGGAAATGGCGCTCATGAGAATCCTCTGGGTGGTAGAAACTAGACAGGCTACCTCAGGTAAGACCTCACCAGTGGTGATGGTCGCAGCGGTATCGCTGACCCAGCCTTCTCTAATAATACCTACATCGAGTTTCACAATATCCCCACACTGAATATGGCGGCTGCTACTACCAATCCCATGGACGACTTCCTCATTAAGGCTAATACAAATTCTTCCAGGGAAACTTCGGTAACCAAGAAAGGCACTGCGTACCTGAGCCGCGTTCATTAATTCTCCTGCCGCTTCATCGATATCCTTTGTCGTTATTCCTGGAGTTACCATCCCAACAAGCTCCGCGAGAATCCCAGCCGCGACTTCACCGGACAGACGCATCTGAAAAACCTCCTTGCTCTTTTTAATGGGGATCATAACTCACTTCTTCCTCTCCCTGAGGCAATGGGCAACGCAATGCCGCGTCTCCTCCCTGTAAGAGGATGAGTTCTAGAAACATCCGAGCCCGAGGAGAACAGTTATTTTCTACACTTCCCTGCTCACTTCTTTCTTTTTAACGATGGTAGGCCACCAGAATAGTGGTGCCAGCGATAACTAGGATTGCCACAGCAACATAAACCCATACCAGCGGAGAGCTTGCCTTGTCCGCTCTCCCCCTAACGTAATACTCGGTACCACGCCGTCGCCCCTTACGCAAGAAGCCGTCATAGTGTCGTTGGAGCAAGTGAGTCTCCACCTGACGCATAGTCTCCAGGACAACACCAACGATAATCAACAATCCCGTGCCTCCAAAAAACTGTGCCGCCGTATAGGGCAGATTCAGCCCTTGGTAAAGAACCTGCGGCAGAATAGCAATGGCAGTTAGAAAGACGGCGCCGGCAAAGGTCAGCCGCGTCATAGCAAAGTCTAAAAAGTCCGCCGTCGGCCTGCCAGGACGCACACCAGGTATAAATCCCCCACACTTTTTTAAATCATCGGCAATTTGCACTGGCTGGAACTGCGTCGCTACCCAAAAATAGCTGAAGAAGAAGATCATACATCCGTAGAGAGTATAATGCAACCATCCAGAGGCCAACATGTCTGCTAAATCAGAGGCAGTTCTATTTTGAGGGAAGGCCATCTTTAGAATAGTGGAGGGAAAAATCAGGATCGCCTGTGCGAAGATTATGGGCATCACCCCTGCGTAGTTAACTTTAAGAGGCATGTATTGTGTCTGTCCGCCGTACACCTTGCGTCCCATTACCCGCTTTGCATACTGGATACTAATCTTTCTTTGTGCCTGAGTAACAGCAATTACTGCAGCTATTACGAATACCAAAAAGGCACACATTAGAACGAGAACAAGAGGGTTTATACTGGCCGTTGTGCCAATAACAGTAGGAACAAATGTCTTCCAAGCCTGGAGGAGACCCGCCGGAAGCTGGGCAAGGATTCCAACTGTGATGATCAAGGAAGTGCCGTTACCGATCCCTCGATCAGTGATTTGATCACCCAACCACATGAGAAAGAGAGTTCCTGCAGTCATTGTAGTGATGGTGAGTAAGCGGAACCCAAGACCAGGATGAGGAACTAGCTCCATGTCCAGCTGCCGCATTGTCTCCACGATTCCCTGTAGGAACGGGCTGGAAGCAGGGTTCTCCAGAGAAAGCGCAAGAAAGTAACCCTGGATGACACAAAGCCCAATAGTAATGTACCGAGCATAAAGCATGATTTTCTGGCGGCCACCCTCCTCACGTGCCAATTTTCCGAGCCTAGGAATCACTGCTGTGAGAAGTTGCAGCATGATGGATGCACTAATGTAGGGCATGATACCTAAGGAAAAAATTGCGCAATTGCCCAGCGCTCCACCTGTAAAAAGATTAAAGAGCGTAGCCACCCCACCGCTTGAGTGTGTTCTAGTAGCACCGACAAACCACTGCCGGAGTACTTCCGCATTTACTCCAGGAGTGGCTATTGCCGACCCTATACGCATGACCACAATCATGGCCAAGGTGAACATTATCCTCCTCCGCAGCTCTGGAATCTTAAAAATGTTGGTGAAGGCAGAAACCATGGCTAACTACCATAGAGGAAGGGCATATACGCGCTCCATTATCGAGCAACACTAAGGAATTTCCCCATTTTCCCCTATGAAAAACAGCAGGCAAAGTGGGGCAACCCACTTGCCTTACTAAGCACCTACCGGAATGGGCTTTTCCCAAAGAGGTCTTTTACACAGTGAGATGTTCCCTCCAGCTTTCTCCACCTTTTCTCTTGCTGCAGTACTAGTGCGATCCACCTCAATACTGAATTGCTTCGTTAAACTGCCCTTACCTAGGAGCTTTACCACCCGTAAATGCCCTCGTATGAGCCCCCTCCCGCGCAATATTGACTCATTGACCAGAGTGCCACCCTCAAAGAATTTCTCCAAATCCCCTACGTTGACAATGCCAACCACTTCCTTGAAACGAGAATTGTTAAAGCCGCGTTTGGGCAAGCGCCGAATCAGCGGCATCTGCCCCCCTTCAAATCCAGGGCGGATACTTCCGCCAGAACGTGCCCTCTGGCCCTTATGTCCCCTACCAGAGGTCTTTCCATGGCCACTACTTTCTCCTATACCAAGGCGCTTCTTGCGATGTTTGGCCCCAGGAAGGGGCTTTAAATCATGCAGTCTCATAAATAAAAATAAATCAGGGCGCAGTCATTATGGCTGACGAAAGTTCGGGCTGGAACTTCCCACGAATTTGACTAACCTGCTCACGTTTTCGGAGAGTAGTCAGGGCATTCAGAGTTGCCTTAACTACGTTGGTTGGATTACTGGATCCAAGGGATTTAGCCAGAACATCCCGGATACCAACAACTTCCATCATGGCGCGCACGCCTCCGCCAGCGATTACTCCTGTTCCTGGAGAGGCAGGCCGTAGTAGAACGCGCCCTCCTCCAAATTCCCCAATCACCTCATGGGGAAGTGTTTTTTCAGTAATAGCAATATTAAGCAGGCGTTTGTGTGCTGCTGCCGTTGCTTTGCGGATGGCCTCGCTCACCTCATTTGCCTTTCCAAAACCAACCCCAACCCGTCCTTGACGGTCGCCTGAGACAATTAGCGCGCTAAAACTAAAGCGCCGACCACCCTTGACCACTTTGGCACAGCGATTGATAAAAACAACTTTATCGGTGAGAGAGTTTTTGGGATCGGTGACCTGCCTGTTAGTCCCACGCAAGGACCGAGAGGTACTTCTTTCTTTACTATTCTTGAGGGTTAACATGAAATCGTTTCCTGCAGGGGGACTTGGGTACTAGAACTGGAAGCCTCCTTCTCGTGCCGCATCGGCCAGTGCTCTTACCTTGCCATGGTATTGAAAACCCCCACGGTCAAAGACGACAAGGCGGATACCCCTTACCAGTCCTCGCTCAGCAATGAGTTTGCCGACTATCTTTGCGCCAGTGGAATTGGCCCTGGTGGTCACTCTTAAGTCTTTTTCCGTGGTGTTCACGGAAGCAACGGTCCTGCCTTCCACGTCATTGATCACTTGGGCAGTAATGTGACGACCTGAAAAATGCACGCTCAGACGCGGACGCTGCGCAGTACCA
This DNA window, taken from Candidatus Xiphinematobacter sp., encodes the following:
- the infA gene encoding translation initiation factor IF-1, translating into MSKEHSIEVKGKVVELLPNTMFRVELEGGQRVLAHISGKMRLNFIRILPGDMVTVEISPYDLAKGRITYRCR
- the rplO gene encoding 50S ribosomal protein L15; the protein is MRLHDLKPLPGAKHRKKRLGIGESSGHGKTSGRGHKGQRARSGGSIRPGFEGGQMPLIRRLPKRGFNNSRFKEVVGIVNVGDLEKFFEGGTLVNESILRGRGLIRGHLRVVKLLGKGSLTKQFSIEVDRTSTAAREKVEKAGGNISLCKRPLWEKPIPVGA
- the rplR gene encoding 50S ribosomal protein L18; amino-acid sequence: MSNVSNVYKRTVRHFRIRKKIFGTAQRPRLSVHFSGRHITAQVINDVEGRTVASVNTTEKDLRVTTRANSTGAKIVGKLIAERGLVRGIRLVVFDRGGFQYHGKVRALADAAREGGFQF
- the secY gene encoding preprotein translocase subunit SecY: MVSAFTNIFKIPELRRRIMFTLAMIVVMRIGSAIATPGVNAEVLRQWFVGATRTHSSGGVATLFNLFTGGALGNCAIFSLGIMPYISASIMLQLLTAVIPRLGKLAREEGGRQKIMLYARYITIGLCVIQGYFLALSLENPASSPFLQGIVETMRQLDMELVPHPGLGFRLLTITTMTAGTLFLMWLGDQITDRGIGNGTSLIITVGILAQLPAGLLQAWKTFVPTVIGTTASINPLVLVLMCAFLVFVIAAVIAVTQAQRKISIQYAKRVMGRKVYGGQTQYMPLKVNYAGVMPIIFAQAILIFPSTILKMAFPQNRTASDLADMLASGWLHYTLYGCMIFFFSYFWVATQFQPVQIADDLKKCGGFIPGVRPGRPTADFLDFAMTRLTFAGAVFLTAIAILPQVLYQGLNLPYTAAQFFGGTGLLIIVGVVLETMRQVETHLLQRHYDGFLRKGRRRGTEYYVRGRADKASSPLVWVYVAVAILVIAGTTILVAYHR
- the rpsE gene encoding 30S ribosomal protein S5 — its product is MLTLKNSKERSTSRSLRGTNRQVTDPKNSLTDKVVFINRCAKVVKGGRRFSFSALIVSGDRQGRVGVGFGKANEVSEAIRKATAAAHKRLLNIAITEKTLPHEVIGEFGGGRVLLRPASPGTGVIAGGGVRAMMEVVGIRDVLAKSLGSSNPTNVVKATLNALTTLRKREQVSQIRGKFQPELSSAIMTAP
- the map gene encoding type I methionyl aminopeptidase; this translates as MIPIKKSKEVFQMRLSGEVAAGILAELVGMVTPGITTKDIDEAAGELMNAAQVRSAFLGYRSFPGRICISLNEEVVHGIGSSSRHIQCGDIVKLDVGIIREGWVSDTAATITTGEVLPEVACLVSTTQRILMSAISIATAGRRLGDLSAHIEECACAAGYSVVREFVGHGIGRSLHEEPQIPNFGERGTGPILRAGMILAIEPMINAGKADIRMLEDKWTVVTADGSQSAHFEHTVLVTNEKPEILTCPRNTLLK